The genomic interval tctgctttggaTGAGGGAGTTTTTCCTCACTCCCATGGGCGAGCAAGAACCAGGGAGCATGAGGGGAGCAAGGGGTCTAAACCAGCATTTCAACTCTGGAACGTGTTTTTGCTCTGACTGCCTGAGGTCATCCAGAGCATGTCCTGGGACACAGGTTCCAAGCGCAAGAGAGCCAGGAGGGATTTGGGATCAGGCCTTGCACTGAGCCAGAGCTCTGCCTTGTCTTGCAGCTTCACCTCCTGAACTGAAGGATGTCCTGCTCCAGCCTGTGCGTCCCTTCCTGTGGGgtggccgccccggccccactggccaacagcacCAACGAGCCCTGCGTGCGGCAGTGCCCTGACTCCACGGTGGTGATCCAGCCCCCGGCCTCGGTGGTCACCTTCCCCGggcccatcctcagctccttcccgcagtaCAGCGTTGTTGGCTCGGCGGGATTCCCCGGTGTTGGAGGGGGCTATGGCGGCACTTTTGGAGGCCGTGGCGGATTTGGAGGCTTAGGGGGCTATGGGGGGTATGGAGGCCTTGGAGGCTATGGGGGCTATGGGCTTTATGGGGGCTATGGAGCCTTTGGGGGTTGCGGATATGGTGGCTGGGGCCGAGGCCACAGGTACCTCAGTGGCAGCTGCGGGCCCTGCTAAGCCCCACACTGGGTCCGGCCACAGGCGAAGGAGAGCTCCGGAAAAGCCCCTGGCACATCCTGACATGTCGCCCAAAGGAAGGACGTCCCTTCAGCATTGCTGGGCTACGGAGCTTGGACGCCTCGCGCCTGCTTGGTGCCCAACTCTGCCTTCTTCCTGCCCCGCTTGAGCTTCACTCCAGGACTTGATGCCCCTTGATGACAGAGACCCGCGCTGGGTGCCGGCTCCTGCGGCACGCCTCATGCTCACTGTAGCTCTGCCCACTGCCGGGAGACAGGGGAAGGCCCTGGCCAGGGCCCTGCTCTTCTCccaactccctcctcccctggaACTGCAATAAAAGCTCTGTTGCATCGCAATGTCGACCCatggtttttcttcttccttcctccataCCCAATatcccagctggcagcctggGATCCCTGGGCTGTCCTAGCCAGCATCCACCCGGCGCCTCGCCAGGGTGACCTGCGGGAGCTGCCTCGCTTCCTCCTGCCTACCCTCAGCAGCACGTCCTTACACCAGATGGTCACCTGCAGCAGGGGCCGTGCTCATCTCCTTCAACAAGAGcttcttcctctttgccctccCTGTCTTCTCCCCACTTTGGGCTCCTGCACTCTGCAGCCCAAAAAGAGCTTTTGGGCCCCACAGTAACTTTGCCGCTCACCCTGGCCGTTCCGATTGGGCTGCGTGCAGCCCCAGGACCGTGGGGATTGGGACGCCGATGGAGCCACCCCAAGGGCAAAGGTCCAGCTCAGAGCCACTTGGGAGGCCACGGGTCAACAGGGGAGAGGGTGAGCAACCCCCAGGCACCGCCTTGCCTCCATCCCTTCCACGTTCCTGCAGCCCCGCACCACCTCCTCGTCCTGTCTTTCCTCTGTCTTCCACTGCTCCTTGGAGCACTTTTGGCCCCGTCTTGCCCCCACTGCTTCAGCAGAAGCTCTTTCTGGCATTCCCTGTGTCACCCACCCGCTGCCTGGGGACACGGCTCTGCCCAGGAATGACAGGAGAGCTTCCCACAGCCCGGAGCTCTGGACCACATTTTGCTGGCCCTTTGCTGCCCTTCCTCACACACCAGCCCACAAAGAAGCTCACACTGCCACACACCCGCAAAGCACCCATTCACAGCAGCCGTGACGGGGTCACCAGAACCCCCGTCCATCATTGTGCCCTCAGCAGACACACAGGGGACACCACGTGAGCCCCGACCTGGTGGACGGCCGAGAGTCAGTGCAGGGGGACCTGGCCAGACGTGGGGACGGGCAGAGATGGAAACATCCTCGAGGGGAAGAGAAGACGTGCAAGCTTCAGTTcaggcagtggaaaaaaagaatgcCTGCTCTTgccattttgctgccttttttcccatccCCTGTGTTCACAGTTGTGGATGAGACATCTTTTCCTGAGCTCCTCAACAGTGACCAACGTGCTGCCACACTGCCCGTCCTGATGGCTCTGGCCGGAACTGTCTCTGTCCAAGACCACCTTGCAGTGCTGGGATCACAGGGTCAGAAgagagtgggggaagggagggacctcaggagggTAGGCAGTCCAACCTCCGGCTCAGAGAGCTTTGCCCCTCATGTGACTGGATGCCCATGGCCATTTCATGGCTCTGAGAGGAAACTTGGGAAAGGTCGCTGTGCCTATCTTACCCCTTCCCAGTGCACCCCACCTCTAGATGGGCACAGGGGCATGGCCCGCATCTGGCAGCAGCCCTGTACAGGCAGTGGTGGTCCCTCCATTTCCCTGGACCTCCAAATGTGACCAATAACAAGCCAGTAAGAGCGGGGTGAGGCCAGGCATGCTGGTTTTGCAGAGGATTTGGAAGAGCTTCTGCAAGACACCTATGGCACTTTCACGTATTCAAAGTGGGCTTTGAGAAAGTATTGCGTTTATTGctggtgggagagcagaggaagcgCAGTGGGATGTGCTCTGCAAGACCCAGCTGGGACTGGGACTGTCATCATCAGTTGTAGCACACTGAGCAAAGTGCCCAAATGCTCCAAGGGCACTATCGTGGGAGAATCAAGGAGCCCAGACCGACACGTCCTGAGGTTTGAAGGAagtgagaaagaagaaggaagggtgaaGAAAAACCATGGGTCGACATTGCAATGCAACAGAGCTTTTATTGCAGTtccaggggaggagggagttggGAGAAGAGCAGGGCCCTGGCCAGGGCCTTCCCCTGTCTCCCGGCAGTGGGCAGAGCTACAGTGAGCATGAGGCGTGCCGCAGGAGCCGGCACCCAGCGCGGGTCTCTGTCATCAAGGGGCATCAAGTCCTGGAGTGAAGCTCAAGCGGGGCAGGAAGAAGGCAGAGTTGGGCACCAAGCAGGCGCGAGGCGTCCAAGCTCCGTAGCCCAGCAATGCTGAAGGGACGTCCTTCCTTTGGGCGACATGTCAGGATGTGCCAGGGGCTTTTCCGGAGCTCTCCTTCGCCTGTGGCCGGACCCAGTGTGGGGCTTAGCAGGGCCCGCAGCTGCCACTGAGGTACCTGTGGCCTCGGCCCCAGCCACCATATCCGCAACCCCCAAAGGCTCCATAGCCCCCATAAAGCCCATAGCCCCCATAGCCTCCAAGGCCTCCATACCCCCCATAGCCCCCTAAGCCTCCAAATCCGCCACGGCCTCCAAAAGTGCCGCCATAGCCCCCTCCAACACCGGGGAATCCCGCCGAGCCAACAGCGCTGtactgcgggaaggagctgaggatgggccCGGGGAAGGTGACCACCGAGGCCGGGGGCTGGATCACCACCGTGGAGTCAGGGCACTGCCGCACGCAGGGCTCGTTGGCGCTGTCGGCcagtggggccggggcggccacCCCACAGGAAGGGACGCACAGGCTGGAGCAGGACATCTTTCAGGCAGGCAAGGAGTCCTGGAAAAGGCACCGATGATTAGGCAagggtgcagggaaggggctgtttCGAGGGAGTCGGGGAGAGATCCCCAAGAGGCTTCCAAGAGCTGGACTTACCCGGGTGATCAGGAGAGTCAAGTGGAGGAAGCTGGATAGAGGGCTGCCAAGCCCTCAGCTCTTTTATACATGTCCCAGACTGCCCGGGGCATCGGCCAGAGGGGCGGTGGCAGAAACCCCGGGCAATGATGAAATCCAGCGGACAGGCTTCATGACAGAGATAGTGATGCGAGACAATTATATGCCTCCTCACTGGGGACACTGGCGTGTGAACGTGCCCTGGAGAGGATAGGGGTGATGGGAGGGACAGACCGTGACACATCATTACATGAAAGACAAggtgctgctgctgtagctgaccACACAACACCAATAAACCCGATTCTGTCCCCAATCCTCCTACTTTGCCTATGCGCAAGAGTCCTGAGCATCTTGCAGAAGTGCTTTGCAATCCTGTGCACAGCCATCACGCCTGTCATTACCTCCCTTTTACAGGCTGGTAAACAGAGGCACCA from Aptenodytes patagonicus chromosome 26, bAptPat1.pri.cur, whole genome shotgun sequence carries:
- the LOC143171072 gene encoding claw keratin-like; this encodes MSCSSLCVPSCGVAAPAPLANSTNEPCVRQCPDSTVVIQPPASVVTFPGPILSSFPQYSVVGSAGFPGVGGGYGGTFGGRGGFGGLGGYGGYGGLGGYGGYGLYGGYGAFGGCGYGGWGRGHRYLSGSCGPC
- the LOC143171082 gene encoding claw keratin-like, producing the protein MSCSSLCVPSCGVAAPAPLADSANEPCVRQCPDSTVVIQPPASVVTFPGPILSSFPQYSAVGSAGFPGVGGGYGGTFGGRGGFGGLGGYGGYGGLGGYGGYGLYGGYGAFGGCGYGGWGRGHRYLSGSCGPC